From the Lacipirellulaceae bacterium genome, the window CCTCGCTAGGGTCGTCGTCTCGTCCTAGATAAAGAAACTCGGTTCGGTACAAACCGATTCCATCGGCGCCCCGTTCCTTACATTGCTCGACTTCATGGGGGAACTCAATGTTCCCCAGCAACTGCACGACCTCCCCGTCGGTAGTGACTGCGGGTAAGTCCCGGAGCATTTCTAGCTTCGCCGCCAGGGAACGCTGCTCTTCCACCTCGTGACGATACCGGGCGAGCGTTTCCTCGTCGGGGTGCAGAATAATCTGCCCTTGGTCGCCGTCGATAATGACGGTATCGCCGCCAGAGACATCCGTAAGAAAACCACCGACGCCGACGATGGCGGGAATCCCGAGACCTTCGGCTACGATCGCCGTGTGGCTGCCTGGTCCGCCAATCTCCGTGACCATGCCCATCACGAACTGAGGATTCAAGTTTGCCGTTTCGCTAGGAGTAAGATTCCTCGCCAGCACCAAGACCGGGGACGTCACCTGCGACAGTTCTTCCCTCCGCATTCCCAAGAGATTACGCAGGATGCGTTTCTCAATGTCGAAAATGTCGTTCGCCCGCTCGGCCATGTATTCGCCGTCGAGCGATTCGAACACCTTCGCGTACTTTCGCAGCGAACGGCTGACCGCGTACTCAGGCGAGTAGTGACGCGTGCGAATCAGCTCTTCGACTTCTTCTCGCAAGCGCCGATCGCGCATCATTTGCACATGTGCGGAGAAAATGGCCGCGTACTCGTCGCCCAGCTCGGCGGCCACGCGATCACGGTTGCGTTCCACCTCGCTGGTGGCGGCTTCCATCGCTTTGTGCAGGCGATCGAGTTCTTCCTCGACCGCATCGCGCGGGAGGAACCGACGGGGGATCCGAAATCCCTCGTTGTCGAGCACGAGTGCTTCGCCGATCGCCACGCCGGGCGAAACGGCAATTCCCTGTAGGCGTTCCATGGCGCCCCCAATGTTCGGTTAGGGCGTCATCACGCTGCGGCAACTATTTCTTTTGGACAAGCAACCAATCGCTTGCGTCTTCGCCGCAAGCGGAGGGTCAAGTCGACCACAACTTCAGCGTTGATAGCTATTTCACCAACGCTTCATGGGACTCTGACGAACAGTTTCAACTCCCAGTTTGTGATTGGAATTGTTCCTGGCAATCATTAGCAATTGAGAATATGCGACTACTCCGCGTTTCCTCAAAAAGCATCAATGCATTCACCGAGCCCGGGTCACTTCGATGCACTGCGC encodes:
- the ptsP gene encoding phosphoenolpyruvate--protein phosphotransferase yields the protein MERLQGIAVSPGVAIGEALVLDNEGFRIPRRFLPRDAVEEELDRLHKAMEAATSEVERNRDRVAAELGDEYAAIFSAHVQMMRDRRLREEVEELIRTRHYSPEYAVSRSLRKYAKVFESLDGEYMAERANDIFDIEKRILRNLLGMRREELSQVTSPVLVLARNLTPSETANLNPQFVMGMVTEIGGPGSHTAIVAEGLGIPAIVGVGGFLTDVSGGDTVIIDGDQGQIILHPDEETLARYRHEVEEQRSLAAKLEMLRDLPAVTTDGEVVQLLGNIEFPHEVEQCKERGADGIGLYRTEFLYLGRDDDPSEDTHYEAYCGVVEAMQGKPVVMRTLDLGADKMRMLPNPEDERNPFLGLRSIRLALRNRDLFRTQLRAILRASVAGNIRLMFPLISNLLELRQAKMVLNDAMEDLEEAGVAFDRDIKVGMMVEVPSAVVMLDRFVEEVDFFSIGTNDLVQYCLAVDRSNKDVANLYTSADPAVLRLIQQTVSIATEAGKPVSMCGQMCGNPMYTMLLLGLGLRSMSVTPAAVPEIKRICRSVSVEHCQEIAAHVMKLESARDIKAFLRDELSKVFPELPV